acACCTGATTATAGCATGCTTATGTGTGACAAACATCACGTTTGCCACACATGATCGTGCTATAATTCCTGCCGCACCACCACTattatcacacatacacaagttaTGCTTTTCTGCAGGTCAGCTGAGATATGACGTTCACCTGAAGTGTCGTTAGTACATCTTACATTCTGCTCCGCTGTGGTTTTCGGTGATTAATATTCATGTGGAATGTGATAATGGGCTTTCTTTAACGCAGAGCTAACATTTGCTCTAACATGTAGTTTGAAGACTTCCTGCATATCCCAGAGGCTCTGCTTTCAGCAATGATGGAGCATGGATGATCATACTGGAAATAAtatgcatgcattattttatcTATGTGTGGCgaatttgtttttgatgttgtGCCTGTGAATTACCATGAAGAAAGTCAAATTCAGGGGTCTGTCTAACCACAAAGGGAGAAGCCATGTGTTCTCTTATGGAAAGTCTGgagacttatttttttaaaaacaataacgGGGAAGTAGTTTCACTGTAATTCAAACTGGATAGAACTTCTGTGTAAGTTATcatgaattaaatgtttatgCAGTTAATGTGTCTCTCTTGTGTTTTCCACAGTTTGTGTGCTGTATACACAAGGCATCGGCAACAAAGAATGGAGAGAGgtgagtgtgatgtgttgtTGAGTTATGCTAAAATTTCTTCGTTAACTTCCTGTCATGTCCAACAAACACATCTATTAGAACTGTGTGCAAAATCCCATTTTACAGCCAAATATTTTGCATGCAATTCCCTCCTTTTTAATGAATTTCCTTCCCTGGTAAGGTAAGAATTATATATTCTAAATATATAAGATATTGCTTTGCATACATCATTGCATTTTGTcctactgcatttaaaaaaaatctatttgctGTTTAATGGCTTTATGGTCATCAGTTATTGTTATACAAATTCTAAACTATGATTAACctgggttgaaatgaaatgtaccCCCATCCTCTTTCCTCTTAGTTTGGGAGAACAGAAGTCATTGACAACACCCTGAACCCAGAATTTGTGCGCAAATTCATCCTGGACTATTTCTTTGAAGAGAGACAGAACCTTCGTTTTGATCTGTAAGTAAaatatgtgtgcgcatgcgtgtatgtgtgtgtgatttatgtaTAAGGTACACAAGTAAGTGTATGGTTGTCTGCTTTGTAGTTGTGTCTTGTGTTAGCATGTGGCAGCTTGGCTAggcgtgtttgtctgtgcatgtgcatgtgtttgcattctgcgtgtgcacgcattctgcgtgtgtgtgtatctgcgtctGGCTTTTCAAGTGGACACCGTCAGACGTGAGAAGGGCCACATGGTCAAACGGGTACAAAACGCTGAGACCCATCTCCAAAGAGGCATGGAATCAAtggatcaatcaatcaataaatcaaagtgcagaaataatattaataatattatctgtttttttgtaatttcagaCATTATATTCAGAGCAGTGGGTGAAGATAATTGTTATCACATGTAAAAGCTAATAAAACCTAGATTAAATATTGGCTAAATCAAAAACACAATAAGCATGTCAAAAAGTAAATCCATTTTGAAGTGTACGGCTTTAAGACACGTCCTAAGGGAAAGCCAGattgaaaggtttttttaatgtttgaaacAGAAAAGTCAATTTGAggcatgaataaatgaaaaatctgaTACTGTCGGTACAGGAACACAGGAGTTATGATTTAAAGACGATGATAACAAAATTGAATACCCAGcagctttttttccattttaaaatgacacattttctaTGGTTTCTTACTGTGGATTTTTGCTAAGGCAAAGCCACAATCCCTTTGTATTCATGCAAGGTAACAGCATGAGGGAGCCAAGTGTTTTTCATGGTTGAATAGATGCAATATATTTGAGGTCTTAGCAAACAGCGGCATGTGCTCTACCTGCAGCCACACAGTCCTCTGTTTAtcgtttatatttttattgcgGGCAAAGGATGGCAGATTCGCACGACTACATTATGAGCTATAAATAGCCACAGAGGCCTTAACGTTGGCCACTAGTGAGGAGTGTGAGTGGCTTTGGCTGGCTAGCTGTCTGCCCCTAGGCCCAGTTCTGTGAGTGGGCAAACGTCACGGCATGTGAAGTCTAAGCTGTACCCTCATCGCAGGCTGAGATATCccccctcacactctctctctccctctctctctatctatctctctagAATACACAAAGGTGTTGCTAAATGTCAGACACAGATATGTAGGTCAGGGGTAggcagtcctggtcctggagtagGGTTTTTGCAGTTCCTGGTTTTTGTCAAATCTGAGCTTGATCACAACAGTTTGATGGGTTAAGAGTCTGAGGCTGGATGGGTGAAATGTTCAGCACATGGTCACCTAcattcattaaatgtaataattagcACATAATACAAGTAAGTAGTGATGGAGCCGAAACCAGAAACATCTCTGGCACTCCAGGACTTGCTTACTGCTGATCtctatgaaaaacaaatgaaaataatatggaGCTGCTTTCTGTGTTAATGAGGCACTTGATAAATATAGGAAATACATAAAAAGCTTGCCCTAGTTTCCAGAGTTTTCTTGGAGTTGACAGCATCTCTCAGAATGGTGTAGAGAATGGTGGGCTTCCTGGCATTGTTCCTTGTGATTtgatttagtgtgtgtgttgctgtatgtttgtgtttgagtgagcCCCTGTGCGGTTTCCCTTTGTGCTTTTGCTACTGGCATAAAGAGCCATTTGATTTTATTCCTGCATGTTGGCGATGGGAGATATTACATAAACATCAAGTGGAATGTCCCATAAGCACCATTCCCTTGACTGTAAATGTCCCGATTTCACATCTTTCATAACACAGAAACTGTAGAAGTGTATACTACATAAAAGGCTGTTCTATGAGTATGTGTCTCAGTGTTTTTCATCCCTGGCTTAGGGGAACATGTGACGCAGGCCTGTTTTCAATCTAGTTGACTGATTTTTCTGTCTTCCTCCTTCTACAGGTATGATGTTGACTCAAAGAGTGCCAACCTATCAAAACATGTGAGTTCCTTTTGTCTCTTTTCTCATGCCTGATCTCTGTGTTGGTCACTAGTTGGATTGTTTTAGAATTGCAATTGGATTTCCATGTGTAGCACCCTCTGTTGGTCAGGCTGTCCATATACCACCATTTTACGATGCTGGAATCATATACCACCATTTTGCAATGCTAGGATCATTAGGGTCATCTTCTTGGCCCCTTAATAGGTATGGATTAGCAAAATGTAGACCACTGATAAACTTAATGACATTTAGCAAAACGTAGACCACTGATAAACTTAATGACATTTGTAGTAGCCTATCAATGTTAATATTTGAGTACTTATATGAATATTCAGCAGAACATACAGCTACCTATGCTATTTGTTGTGAAACTGTAACAGCATGAGAAAAAGTTATTCTCAATCAGGCAAAATTATTTCTGGAACAAATGCCAAATATGCTTCATAAATGTGCAGAAGGAAGCACCATGTAGACTGGGGTAGTGTCATAAACCGCTACTTTGTTTTAGACCACCTAGGCATTACAATTTCTATTATACCAGAAAATACGAGTTGTTTAGTTTGTGAATAAAATAGGCTATTTATgacaatgtttgaaaaagtcacATTGATTCCCATTCAATCCAGAATACCACTTCCTCTGGCTTGCCTCTCTGTCTATTGCCTCTTCTGCTCTGTCACTATCAATTTCCAATTCCTTTTCCTGCCTCCATAATTAGCTAGATAAAGGAGAGCCTACAAATGACTGTGATTGAAAGTGCATTGTGTTTAAGTCAGTGCTGTCAGCATGCTACTCGCCGAACTCCTCGAGGCTCATCTTTGGCATGCCCTTCTGCTTAATCCCCACCTGCCCTGACTGAATACCTCCGATATACGAGATTAGAAAAGATTAATTCAGAAGACATAGATGCATATCCAGCAGAGAGCACTGGAATCGTATCTCCAAATCACCAAGTCAGCAGTCTGCAGTGGAAGcaggaaaggaagagaaaaactCACAAGTGGCACGCGCAGTCTGCTCATTTTAGTGCTCGATGGCATTGAGCGCATTATTACAACTATGAGGTTTTTCCACGTGAactccttttttttgtatttaaatgctgaaatatgGATTGAATCTGATGTGTTTTCCACATCTTCGGAATCAATGGCGGTTAGCGAGTGTGTCAGATGTGAGACGTCCGGTGTGGCTGCGATGAATTATAGCTACTCAATTTACACTCTGTTAGCTAGAAACGCTTGAGCGCTTCATGCTGTGTCCTGTGGCCATTGTGTTTGTTCTGTGGTATACCCCTGTCACAGCAAATTGTCCTTAAGTGGGTAAAAAAAGTCCGTCCACCTGGAGTCCAAGTCATTTGTTTCGTCTCGTTTTGTGCGATAATTGCTTGTTGCATTGAGCTATGAGGTGCTGTGGCTTATTGAAAATTAAAAGCGAACAAAGGCTGATGACATTTATGTTCTTTTGGTGGCTAACAGATGTGACCTTTTACTCgactcatttattttcattcactgTGTTTTCCATGTCCTCATTCTGTGGGGCCGTGGGATGTTTGACTACTGTGCAAAACCCGCTCATATTTTTTATGCAATGGACATTTTCCTTATTCAGTGAATTTTCCCGATTGGTTGGGTGGGTTCAAGGAGATTGGCCTGGCCacaaatgcagaaatgcaggcTATTTAACAGTGTACATAAGGCAGCACCACACTGTACATTATAGAATGAACGCCTGAACACGCtctttggtgtttgtgtgtgcaactgtgcatgcgtgttccATGTGCGTttggatttttacatttatgctGGCTACATGTGCACAGGTTTGGGGGGCATGTcttttgtctgtaaaataataaatgttattattttgcttgtgtgtgtgagaaggagGTATCTTTGTTGTATATACAAAGCAGATAATCATTTAGTCTATATTAAGAAGAGATGTCATCTAATTTCTGTTCAAAAGAGTGTCTTTGCAATGAAATGAACATCTGGTTTGCTTTGCTTGCCTGTTAAAAGGAGAGCATCGTGTATCTTTGTGCGCTAAAAGGAGATCTTGTCACTTTGTTAATTTTCACTAAGAGCAGGAGGACAGAAGGGAGATGGAGACAGTGTAAAAACAACACAGGTTCTCTGAGCAGCTTTCTTTCCCCCAGCGACACTGTAGCACTGCTGCCAAGCATGTTATCGGCCCAGTAGGCTTGATAATGTGCTCACAACACGTCAGCTTGTCTTACGGATATTAATCCAGCGAAATTCTGGCTTGAAACCATACTTTATGTTAGCgctttgttgctgttattgtaagGAGGAGGATGAAATGGGAGTTGCACACTCATCTTGTCACACGGGACCATCCTCCTGGGGCTGTTTCCCCAAAGAATCTGCAGAAAAGCGGGAGTCCCTTTAACAGTGTTTCTCCCattgagttaaaaaaagaaagtctggGACTGAATCCATATTCAGCTTCAGCACTTTACTGAATGTGACATTTCCAGCTGTGGCAGAGGTCTTTTACTCGTCTGAGTAATTCTAGGGGAAAACAGGATGGAAGCGCCGCTGTTTGTGCGAATATGTAAATGCGGATATGGAATTGGCCGTAGAGCAGCCCTGAACCGGTTTTTTACCTCTGCCGTTCGCATCGTGTTGCGGTTCCGTTCCTCCAGCCCGTGCAGCCTCTTTTGTTTTCCCAACTCCGGTTTGCAGCGTTGATGTTTTCGCGGTCTAGACGCTAATAATAATCGCAAGCCTTTGTCACCCTCCTACTCATGAAATTGGATTAATGTCACTGTCACGTAGGCGTACATAAACAGTGCTTTGCTCGCTGCGGCGCGGCTGTAGGAGGTGTGTGTCcagcatgtgtctgtctgtctgtctgtctgtcgttctgctgctgctgtaggtAATGGAGAATCCACTGCCGCATATCCCTCCCCTAAAATTCACATTCAAATCTGTCTGATTGTTGAGTATTAAATTGTTCCCACGATCAAATATGCAAAAACCCAAATGCCACTGTCTCTCTTTTACAAGCTCTGTACAAAAGTGCAGCTCCTTCTGTGTAGAATAGTGACTCATTGAAAAGATATGTTCATCCACTCAGGCTGGAAAATGATATTAGTGAATCATCTGTTATTCAATGCGTGGCTCTTGAGGTGGCATACCTCTGTGAATACTGATGAATAGAATGAAACTCAGCATTAccaaccattttaaaaagtaagattAATAAAATTATCACTAAGTGATCTCAGATATTCCTGTGACGTGCCCAGCAATAGCTCTTTGTGCAACATGCACCCCATAGTTCAAAATTGAACGCTGATGCAATTAGCTACAGTTTGCTCCCGGGAGGGAGGGTTCACTTAATTCCCATCATCAGCATCGCACAgtagcgccccctctggtcagtCAGGCACCAGCTGTGTTTGCGGTGTTGGGCTCTTAACAATGGGCACTTAAACTTAACAATGTCATTTTGTGAGTAGCTTGATGGTGCTCTGACAGCAACGGATGCAACAGGGAAAACCCATTCTAGATATCTCAGCTAAAATCAGAAAACAGCTAGACGTATGCTAGTTGctgcaattgaaaaaaaaaaaaaactaaaatagaaAAGTATTATAATTAGAAAAGACTAACATTACAGTCAGAAATAGAAAATGGAATAACAGGACAGTCTAAAAAGGATTTCTAGCTAAGCTAATCTAAAGAGAATTAATCAGTGTCCAGGCTGTCACAACTCAATCACAGGTGGTTTGAAATGAGCAAGCTAATTTGTACAGTTATATTAGATTAATTTAAATACAGAATGCTTGCCCATCAATCAAGTGGAGTGGAGATGCAGCTTTGACTTGCTTAAGTAGAAACAGGTTTTCACCTATTTGTTTGTCACAGGTGATTGCTGGGTTCCAGGTGAAACCCATCTTAAACTGTTCACCTTTAGGTGGCAATGCATGGctgtttttttgcacaaaatgtgGTGTTGCAGCTTAATCACATTTTAGCTTTTTAGAGCTTATGTGATTTATGGAGACAGGTTACTTGGCTttagaactaaaaaaaaaaaaggtgattaATGTTTATTACCACCTTAAAGGTATATACTCATATACTTTAGCTTTTTGCATGTTTGTTACCTTTGGTTAACCAATAAAACAGAGCCCTAGCCCTAGCATAAATCAGCAGTAACTTGATGCTATGTGGATGGAATTATATCTGTTGAGGATGAATATGTAAATCAGAAATGCCAACAGTTATTTTAATATCAATGAATTTTGACAGGTGGCCTTCACTGGCAAAGAAATTAAAACGTTAGGTAAGGAGTTCAGATCATTATACCACAGCTGGTGATTGCAAAAAGGTCTCCTAAAATTAGTGTCATTGACCCCAGCCTGGCTGGCTCCAGGATATTAATTTTCCCTCTTTATATAGCTGAGAGGTAATTCTGTGCGTAAATCACTGTAGTGGAACGCTCACTGCACCAAACAATGGTCCCCATCTACATGTGAAACAATAACCACTGCCCACTTCGATATTAATCATCCTCCATTATCTTTATACCATGTCCACTGTACCATGATCTTTctaacttttttatttcattcaggAATGATTTAGACACCACGGCTTTGGTCTTGAGGCAGCTCATGCGCGTAGTGGTTTATCAGAGTGCTGAGAGTTTAAACATTGACATTTTGGTCTTCCAGGTGAGGATTAGGGCTAAAGCTTGGTCTTTTGTGGTGCAGTGATGCGCTCGATGGTCTGTAATCAAATCCTGGCGTTGCCAGTGCCAAGTGTTGCTAGGAGATGCATGAGACTGTGCATAATTGCCAAAGCATAGCCAAAGAAGAAGGGTTGCCTTCAGCACTGTGCTGCTTAGTGGACTGCAGGGTAAAATGGCTTGGCTGCTGATTGCTCTTACAAACAAATAGGCAGAGGATGTTTTGGAGGCTAGACACactttcagaattttatttggaaattgaaaaggtaaaaaataaaagtaaaataagggacagaagattaaaaaataagttatGTTTCACAAAAGGGAAAACATGAACAAAGAAAACTGTCAAAAGAAGTATTTAATCATGGAACAGACCGGCAACAATGTGTCCCAATTATATTGCAGTAATAATAGCAGAAATGACTCACAGTATGGTGGCTTCTGTCTTGAGCTGGTACAGGTACAGCAGACTGGGTTGGCTGGAAGGGAGAGGTGGGGTTTGCAATCAGCTGGGAGGGGTTGTTTTTGATTGATGTGGCtgctgacagagaggaggagcatGAACTGGGAGGAGCCTCCAACAGATAACAATGGGAAATTTTTGAGTGATACCTTCTGCCCCACAGGACTTCCTCGGGCAGGCCTTCTGCACCCTTGGGGAGGTGGTAGGGTCCCTGGGGAGCCGACTGGAGAAACCTCTAGTGTAAGTAACTTCCTCTCTTTTTACTAACCGTGCTGTGATCACGAAAGGTACTGAAAAGGGTTGCCTGACATTCATTTCACCACAGGTTCATGGTAGGGAAATCATTAACACTAATAAAATTACCTGTTAGCAGATGTAAATTTGTCACTAATTGAAAAGTATCACTAAGACCCGCCGGGCTCCTGACAGATGGCAGAAAGTataagtgcccccccccccctccgaacGGTGGCTGTGTACTGTGTAACAGAAGGGATCTTCACAACAGAGGTGTGAACAGGCCGTCTGATGGAGGTGAAGAAACCTTTCCCCGGAGCACATACGATGGGGATCCTGCTAACCGTCGCAACTAGCTGCAGCTCTGTAACGAGCTATTTGCCCCTCGTATCTCATTAGCACGTGCCAGGCTAACTCATAATGCCTGTTATGTGCACCGCTCTGAAGAAGCCAACGTTTTTTTCCTCATGCAGCTCTGAGGCGTCACAAACTGCCATACTTTCCCGGAagaaaaaagtcataaaaaagTAATAGGAGCAAATAAAATCAGCTGGAAGGAAATAAATTTTTCCATCCTGTGGTACAGGTTGTACAATACTTGACACAAAcgtttaaaggcatactatgcaggatttttaccttgaaaatattataaaatagacATGCTAAGACATATCAGTGATGCAGTGGCAATCTGTCTTTATGCACTTTTGCCAGATTCATGCTCCTTTACCTGTATTTCATATTATAACATTTCTAGGCGCAgtcattgaataaatgaaataataatttaaaaaatgtgttttgtgcttacTCAGGTTTAACATTTTGCTTAAAGTTACTGAAACCATTCAGCATGGTAGGTAagcaataatagagaaaatcagggGGCAAATGCTATTTCActcta
The nucleotide sequence above comes from Anguilla rostrata isolate EN2019 chromosome 7, ASM1855537v3, whole genome shotgun sequence. Encoded proteins:
- the LOC135259089 gene encoding copine-8 isoform X3, yielding MNSFLNMASIGDFDPLNANIPATKVEITVSCRNLLDRDTFSKSDPICVLYTQGIGNKEWREFGRTEVIDNTLNPEFVRKFILDYFFEERQNLRFDLYDVDSKSANLSKHDFLGQAFCTLGEVVGSLGSRLEKPLVRDLHNRGVNRPSDGGEETFPRSTYDGDPANRRN